The following coding sequences are from one Rutidosis leptorrhynchoides isolate AG116_Rl617_1_P2 chromosome 11, CSIRO_AGI_Rlap_v1, whole genome shotgun sequence window:
- the LOC139874993 gene encoding uncharacterized protein produces MKALLKELPTLTAPVVGETLMLYLTTSKEAISSFLVTDRGQMHVYFVSKALSGSEVNYTPMEKLVYALVHTARRLRRYFQAHPIVVLTDQPIRQVLYKPDVSGRLAKLDIELGEHEINLSPRTAAKG; encoded by the exons ATGAAGGCACTTTTGAAAGAATTGCCTACTTTAACCGCGCCAGTGGTAGGAGAAACATTAATGCTGTATCTTACGACTTCGAAAGAAGCCATAAGCTCTTTTCTTGTCACAGATAGGGGGCAG ATGCATGTATACTTTGTCAGTAAGGCGCTTAGTGGTAGTGAGGTTAATTACACTCCAATGGAAAAGCTGGTATACGCGCTTGTGCACACAGCTCGTAGGTTGCGTCGATATTTCCAAGCGCATCCTATAGTGGTATTGACTGACCAACCAATAAGAcag GTGCTGTACAAACCTGACGTTTCGGGGCGATTGGCTAAATTAGATATAGAATTGGGGGAGCACGAAATAAACTTATCTCCGCGAACAGCTGCCAAAGGATAG